A stretch of the Notamacropus eugenii isolate mMacEug1 chromosome 2, mMacEug1.pri_v2, whole genome shotgun sequence genome encodes the following:
- the PC gene encoding pyruvate carboxylase, mitochondrial isoform X2 gives MWRFRLAHGGLRLLSIRHVSNSYSSLYSEYKPIKKVMVANRGEIAIRVFRACTELGIRTVAVYSEQDTGQMHRQKADEAYLVGRGLAPVQAYLDIPDIIKVAKENDVDAIHPGYGFLSERSDFAQACHDAGIKFIGPSPEVVRKMGDKVEARAIAIAAGVPVVPGTDHPISSLHEAHEFSNSYGLPIIFKAAYGGGGRGMRVVYNFEELEENFNRAYSEALAAFGNGTLFVEKFIEKPRHIEVQILGDQYGNVLHLYERDCSIQRRHQKVVEIAPATHLDPQLRSRLTSDSVKLAKQVGYENAGTVEFLVDKYGKHYFIEVNSRLQVEHTVTEEITNVDLVHAQIHVAEGRSLPDMGLRQENIRINGCAIQCRVTTEDPARGFQPDTGRIEVFRSGEGMGIRLDNASAFQGALISPHYDSLLVKVIAHGKDHPTAATKMSRALAEFRVRGVKTNIPFLQNVLNNQQFLAGTVDTQFIDENPELFQMRPVQNRAQKLLHYLGHVMVNGPQTPIPTKATSSPTDPIIPPVPMGPPPPGFRDILLREGPEGFAQAVRNHKGLLLMDTTFRDAHQSLLATRVRTYDLKKIAPYVAHSFNNLFSVENWGGATFDVSMRFLYECPWRRLQELRELIPNIPFQMLLRGANAVGYTNYPDNVVSKFCEVAKENGMDVFRIFDSLNYLPNLLVGMEAVGNAGGVVEAAISYTGDVADPTRTKYSLKYYMDLAEQLVRAGTHILCIKDMAGLLKPAACTMLVSSLRDRFPDLPLHIHTHDTAGSGVANMLACAEAGADVVDVAVDSMSGITSQPSMGAMVACTKETPLDTGVPLERVFDYSEYWEGARGLYAPFDCTATMKSGNSDVYENEIPGGQYTNLHFQAHSMGLGSKFKEVKKAYVEANQMLGDLIKVTPSSKIVGDLAQFMVQNGLSRAEVEEAAEELSFPRSVVEFLQGYIGIPHGGFPEPFRTKVLKDLPRVEGRPGATLPCLDLGALEKELEGRHGEEITPEDVLSAAMYPDVFQQFKDFTNMFGPLECLDTRLFLQGPKIAEEFEVELERGKTLHIKALAMGALNRAGQRQVFFELNGQVRSILVKDTQAMKEMHFHPKALKDVKGQIGAPMPGKVIDIKVKAGDKVTKGQPLCVLSAMKMETVVTSPMEGTISKVHVTRDMTLEGDDLILEIE, from the exons ATGTGGAGGTTCCGTTTGGCCCATGGGGGCCTACGGCTCCTGAGTATCCGACATGTCTCTAACTCCTACAGTAGCCTCTACTCTGAGTACAAGCCCATCAAGAAAGTCATGGTGGCCAACCGAG GTGAGATAGCCATTCGAGTGTTCCGGGCCTGCACAGAACTTGGCATCCGCACGGTGGCTGTGTACTCCGAGCAGGACACAGGGCAGATGCACCGGCAGAAGGCAGATGAGGCTTACCTCGTTGGGCGTGGCCTTGCCCCAGTGCAGGCCTACCTGGACATCCCAGACATCATCAAGGTGGCCAAG GAGAATGATGTTGATGCCATCCACCCTGGCTATGGCTTCTTGTCGGAGCGCTCTGATTTTGCTCAGGCCTGCCACGATGCAGGAATCAAGTTCATCGGTCCCAGCCCTGAAGTGGTTCGCAAGATGGGGGACAAAGTAGAGGCGCGGGCCATCGCCATTGCTGCAG GCGTCCCAGTAGTTCCAGGCACAGATCACCCCATCTCCTCCTTGCACGAGGCTCATGAATTCTCTAACAGCTACGGCCTCCCAATTATCTTCAAAGCTGCCTACGGGGGTGGGGGGCGTGGCATGAGGGTCGTCTACAACTTTGAG GAGCTGGAAGAGAATTTTAACCGGGCTTATTCTGAGGCCTTGGCTGCCTTTGGGAATGGGACACTGTTTGTGGAAAAATTCATTGAGAAGCCACGTCACATTGAAGTGCAAATTCTGG GGGACCAGTACGGGAACGTTCTGCACCTCTACGAACGGGATTGTTCCATCCAGCGGAGGCACCAGAAGGTGGTGGAGATCGCCCCCGCTACCCATTTGGATCCCCAGCTCCGGAGCCGCCTGACTAGCGATTCGGTCAAATTAGCCAAGCAG GTGGGCTACGAGAATGCAGGCACAGTGGAGTTCCTTGTAGACAAATACGGCAAACACTATTTCATTGAGGTCAATTCTCGGCTACAAGTGGAGCACACGGTCACTGAGGAGATTACCAA TGTAGACCTTGTCCATGCCCAGATCCATGTAGCTGAGGGCCGGAGTCTGCCAGATATGGGCCTTCGGCAGGAGAACATTCGAATCAATGGTTGTGCGATCCAGTGTCGGGTCACCACAGAGGACCCCGCCCGAGGCTTTCAGCCAGACACAGGCCGAATCGAG GTGTTTCGGAGCGGCGAGGGCATGGGCATCCGCTTGGACAATGCCTCGGCCTTTCAAGGGGCACTCATTTCCCCGCACTATGACTCCCTCTTGGTCAAAGTCATTGCCCATGGTAAGGACCACCCCACGGCTGCCACCAAGATGAGCCGCGCACTAGCCGAGTTCCGAGTTCGAGGGGTAAAG ACCAACATCCCCTTCCTGCAGAATGTACTCAATAACCAGCAATTCCTGGCCGGCACCGTGGACACCCAATTCATCGATGAGAACCCAGAGCTCTTCCAGATGCGGCCTGTGCAAAACCGGGCCCAGAAGCTCCTGCACTACCTGG GTCACGTCATGGTGAATGGTCCTCAGACCCCAATCCCTACCAAGGCCACCTCCAGCCCCACGGATCCCATTATCCCCCCTGTGCCCATGG GCCCACCTCCCCCAGGCTTCAGAGACATCCTGCTGCGGGAGGGGCCCGAGGGCTTTGCCCAAGCTGTGCGGAATCACAAGGGGCTGCTATTGATGGACACCACCTTCCGTGATGCCCACCAGTCCTTGCTGGCCACTCGCGTGCGGACTTACGATCTCAAGAAGATCGCCCCTTATGTTGCTCACAGCTTTAACAACCTCTTCAGTGTGGAGAACTGGGGAG GAGCCACCTTTGACGTTTCCATGCGCTTCCTCTATGAGTGTCCATGGCGGAGACTACAGGAGCTCAGGGAGCTCATCCCCAACATCCCCTTCCAAATGCTGTTGAGGGGCGCCAATGCTGTGGGCTATACCAACTACCCCGACAACGTGGTCTCCAA GTTCTGCGAGGTAGCCAAGGAGAATGGCATGGACGTGTTCCGCATCTTTGACTCTCTCAACTACCTGCCCAACCTTCTGGTGGGGATGGAGGCGGTGGGCAACGCTGGGGGCGTGGTGGAAGCTGCCATCTCCTACACGGGTGACGTGGCTGATCCCACACGCACCAAGTACTCCCTGAAGTACTATATGGACCTGGCTGAGCAGCTGGTTCGGGCAGGGACCCACATTCTGTGCATAAAG gACATGGCTGGCCTTCTGAAGCCAGCAGCCTGCACCATGCTAGTGAGCTCCCTCCGAGACCGCTTTCCAGACCTTCCCCTGCACATCCACACCCATGATACGGCTGGCTCAGGCGTGGCCAACATGCTGGCCTGTGCTGAGGCAGGGGCTGATGTGGTCGACGTAGCGGTCGACTCCATGTCAGGAATTACTTCCCAACCCAGCATGGGGGCCATGGTGGCCTGCACCAAGGAGACCCCTCTGGACACAG GGGTGCCTCTGGAGCGGGTATTTGACTACAGTGAATACTGGGAGGGGGCCCGGGGCTTGTACGCACCCTTTGACTGCACAGCAACCATGAAGTCCGGTAACTCGGATGTGTACGAGAATGAGATCCCCGGGGGCCAGTACACAAACCTGCACTTCCAGGCCCATAGCATGGGGCTGGGGTCCAAGTTCAAGGAAGTCAAGAAAGCATATGTGGAGGCCAACCAGATGCTGGGGGACCTCATCAAG GTGACACCTTCTTCTAAGATCGTGGGGGACCTGGCCCAGTTTATGGTTCAGAACGGGCTGAGCCGGGCTGAAGTCGAGGAGGCGGCTGAGGAGCTGTCTTTCCCCCGCTCCGTGGTAGAGTTCCTGCAGGGATACATCGGCATACCCCATGGGGGCTTCCCTGAGCCCTTCCGAACGAAG gtcCTGAAGGATCTGCCCCGAGTGGAGGGCCGGCCAGGCGCCACGCTACCCTGCCtggacctgggagctctggaaaaGGAGCTGGAGGGGCGCCACGGGGAGGAGATCACCCCAGAGGATGTGCTCTCGGCCGCCATGTACCCCGACGTCTTCCAGCAGTTCAAGGACTTCACCAACATGTTCGGACCCCTGGAGTGCCTGGACACCCGCCTCTTCCTGCAAGGGCCCAAGATTGCCGAAGAATTTGAG GTGGAACTGGAGCGTGGCAAAACCCTGCATATCAAGGCCCTGGCCATGGGAGCCCTGAACCGGGCTGGCCAGAGGCAGGTGTTCTTTGAGCTCAATGGCCAGGTGCGCTCTATCCTTGTCAAGGACACCCAGGCCATGAAG GAGATGCATTTCCATCCCAAGGCTCTAAAGGACGTGAAGGGCCAGATTGGGGCCCCAATGCCTGGCAAGGTGATTGATATCAAAGTGAAAGCAGGGGACAAGGTGACCAAGGGGCAGCCACTATGTGTGCTGAGCGCCATGAAGATGGAGACCGTGGTGACATCACCCATGGAGGGCACCATCAGCAAGGTTCACGTGACCCGGGACATGACCCTGGAAGGGGATGACCTCATCTTGGAGATCGAGTGA
- the PC gene encoding pyruvate carboxylase, mitochondrial isoform X1: MMWRFRLAHGGLRLLSIRHVSNSYSSLYSEYKPIKKVMVANRGEIAIRVFRACTELGIRTVAVYSEQDTGQMHRQKADEAYLVGRGLAPVQAYLDIPDIIKVAKENDVDAIHPGYGFLSERSDFAQACHDAGIKFIGPSPEVVRKMGDKVEARAIAIAAGVPVVPGTDHPISSLHEAHEFSNSYGLPIIFKAAYGGGGRGMRVVYNFEELEENFNRAYSEALAAFGNGTLFVEKFIEKPRHIEVQILGDQYGNVLHLYERDCSIQRRHQKVVEIAPATHLDPQLRSRLTSDSVKLAKQVGYENAGTVEFLVDKYGKHYFIEVNSRLQVEHTVTEEITNVDLVHAQIHVAEGRSLPDMGLRQENIRINGCAIQCRVTTEDPARGFQPDTGRIEVFRSGEGMGIRLDNASAFQGALISPHYDSLLVKVIAHGKDHPTAATKMSRALAEFRVRGVKTNIPFLQNVLNNQQFLAGTVDTQFIDENPELFQMRPVQNRAQKLLHYLGHVMVNGPQTPIPTKATSSPTDPIIPPVPMGPPPPGFRDILLREGPEGFAQAVRNHKGLLLMDTTFRDAHQSLLATRVRTYDLKKIAPYVAHSFNNLFSVENWGGATFDVSMRFLYECPWRRLQELRELIPNIPFQMLLRGANAVGYTNYPDNVVSKFCEVAKENGMDVFRIFDSLNYLPNLLVGMEAVGNAGGVVEAAISYTGDVADPTRTKYSLKYYMDLAEQLVRAGTHILCIKDMAGLLKPAACTMLVSSLRDRFPDLPLHIHTHDTAGSGVANMLACAEAGADVVDVAVDSMSGITSQPSMGAMVACTKETPLDTGVPLERVFDYSEYWEGARGLYAPFDCTATMKSGNSDVYENEIPGGQYTNLHFQAHSMGLGSKFKEVKKAYVEANQMLGDLIKVTPSSKIVGDLAQFMVQNGLSRAEVEEAAEELSFPRSVVEFLQGYIGIPHGGFPEPFRTKVLKDLPRVEGRPGATLPCLDLGALEKELEGRHGEEITPEDVLSAAMYPDVFQQFKDFTNMFGPLECLDTRLFLQGPKIAEEFEVELERGKTLHIKALAMGALNRAGQRQVFFELNGQVRSILVKDTQAMKEMHFHPKALKDVKGQIGAPMPGKVIDIKVKAGDKVTKGQPLCVLSAMKMETVVTSPMEGTISKVHVTRDMTLEGDDLILEIE, from the exons ATGTGGAGGTTCCGTTTGGCCCATGGGGGCCTACGGCTCCTGAGTATCCGACATGTCTCTAACTCCTACAGTAGCCTCTACTCTGAGTACAAGCCCATCAAGAAAGTCATGGTGGCCAACCGAG GTGAGATAGCCATTCGAGTGTTCCGGGCCTGCACAGAACTTGGCATCCGCACGGTGGCTGTGTACTCCGAGCAGGACACAGGGCAGATGCACCGGCAGAAGGCAGATGAGGCTTACCTCGTTGGGCGTGGCCTTGCCCCAGTGCAGGCCTACCTGGACATCCCAGACATCATCAAGGTGGCCAAG GAGAATGATGTTGATGCCATCCACCCTGGCTATGGCTTCTTGTCGGAGCGCTCTGATTTTGCTCAGGCCTGCCACGATGCAGGAATCAAGTTCATCGGTCCCAGCCCTGAAGTGGTTCGCAAGATGGGGGACAAAGTAGAGGCGCGGGCCATCGCCATTGCTGCAG GCGTCCCAGTAGTTCCAGGCACAGATCACCCCATCTCCTCCTTGCACGAGGCTCATGAATTCTCTAACAGCTACGGCCTCCCAATTATCTTCAAAGCTGCCTACGGGGGTGGGGGGCGTGGCATGAGGGTCGTCTACAACTTTGAG GAGCTGGAAGAGAATTTTAACCGGGCTTATTCTGAGGCCTTGGCTGCCTTTGGGAATGGGACACTGTTTGTGGAAAAATTCATTGAGAAGCCACGTCACATTGAAGTGCAAATTCTGG GGGACCAGTACGGGAACGTTCTGCACCTCTACGAACGGGATTGTTCCATCCAGCGGAGGCACCAGAAGGTGGTGGAGATCGCCCCCGCTACCCATTTGGATCCCCAGCTCCGGAGCCGCCTGACTAGCGATTCGGTCAAATTAGCCAAGCAG GTGGGCTACGAGAATGCAGGCACAGTGGAGTTCCTTGTAGACAAATACGGCAAACACTATTTCATTGAGGTCAATTCTCGGCTACAAGTGGAGCACACGGTCACTGAGGAGATTACCAA TGTAGACCTTGTCCATGCCCAGATCCATGTAGCTGAGGGCCGGAGTCTGCCAGATATGGGCCTTCGGCAGGAGAACATTCGAATCAATGGTTGTGCGATCCAGTGTCGGGTCACCACAGAGGACCCCGCCCGAGGCTTTCAGCCAGACACAGGCCGAATCGAG GTGTTTCGGAGCGGCGAGGGCATGGGCATCCGCTTGGACAATGCCTCGGCCTTTCAAGGGGCACTCATTTCCCCGCACTATGACTCCCTCTTGGTCAAAGTCATTGCCCATGGTAAGGACCACCCCACGGCTGCCACCAAGATGAGCCGCGCACTAGCCGAGTTCCGAGTTCGAGGGGTAAAG ACCAACATCCCCTTCCTGCAGAATGTACTCAATAACCAGCAATTCCTGGCCGGCACCGTGGACACCCAATTCATCGATGAGAACCCAGAGCTCTTCCAGATGCGGCCTGTGCAAAACCGGGCCCAGAAGCTCCTGCACTACCTGG GTCACGTCATGGTGAATGGTCCTCAGACCCCAATCCCTACCAAGGCCACCTCCAGCCCCACGGATCCCATTATCCCCCCTGTGCCCATGG GCCCACCTCCCCCAGGCTTCAGAGACATCCTGCTGCGGGAGGGGCCCGAGGGCTTTGCCCAAGCTGTGCGGAATCACAAGGGGCTGCTATTGATGGACACCACCTTCCGTGATGCCCACCAGTCCTTGCTGGCCACTCGCGTGCGGACTTACGATCTCAAGAAGATCGCCCCTTATGTTGCTCACAGCTTTAACAACCTCTTCAGTGTGGAGAACTGGGGAG GAGCCACCTTTGACGTTTCCATGCGCTTCCTCTATGAGTGTCCATGGCGGAGACTACAGGAGCTCAGGGAGCTCATCCCCAACATCCCCTTCCAAATGCTGTTGAGGGGCGCCAATGCTGTGGGCTATACCAACTACCCCGACAACGTGGTCTCCAA GTTCTGCGAGGTAGCCAAGGAGAATGGCATGGACGTGTTCCGCATCTTTGACTCTCTCAACTACCTGCCCAACCTTCTGGTGGGGATGGAGGCGGTGGGCAACGCTGGGGGCGTGGTGGAAGCTGCCATCTCCTACACGGGTGACGTGGCTGATCCCACACGCACCAAGTACTCCCTGAAGTACTATATGGACCTGGCTGAGCAGCTGGTTCGGGCAGGGACCCACATTCTGTGCATAAAG gACATGGCTGGCCTTCTGAAGCCAGCAGCCTGCACCATGCTAGTGAGCTCCCTCCGAGACCGCTTTCCAGACCTTCCCCTGCACATCCACACCCATGATACGGCTGGCTCAGGCGTGGCCAACATGCTGGCCTGTGCTGAGGCAGGGGCTGATGTGGTCGACGTAGCGGTCGACTCCATGTCAGGAATTACTTCCCAACCCAGCATGGGGGCCATGGTGGCCTGCACCAAGGAGACCCCTCTGGACACAG GGGTGCCTCTGGAGCGGGTATTTGACTACAGTGAATACTGGGAGGGGGCCCGGGGCTTGTACGCACCCTTTGACTGCACAGCAACCATGAAGTCCGGTAACTCGGATGTGTACGAGAATGAGATCCCCGGGGGCCAGTACACAAACCTGCACTTCCAGGCCCATAGCATGGGGCTGGGGTCCAAGTTCAAGGAAGTCAAGAAAGCATATGTGGAGGCCAACCAGATGCTGGGGGACCTCATCAAG GTGACACCTTCTTCTAAGATCGTGGGGGACCTGGCCCAGTTTATGGTTCAGAACGGGCTGAGCCGGGCTGAAGTCGAGGAGGCGGCTGAGGAGCTGTCTTTCCCCCGCTCCGTGGTAGAGTTCCTGCAGGGATACATCGGCATACCCCATGGGGGCTTCCCTGAGCCCTTCCGAACGAAG gtcCTGAAGGATCTGCCCCGAGTGGAGGGCCGGCCAGGCGCCACGCTACCCTGCCtggacctgggagctctggaaaaGGAGCTGGAGGGGCGCCACGGGGAGGAGATCACCCCAGAGGATGTGCTCTCGGCCGCCATGTACCCCGACGTCTTCCAGCAGTTCAAGGACTTCACCAACATGTTCGGACCCCTGGAGTGCCTGGACACCCGCCTCTTCCTGCAAGGGCCCAAGATTGCCGAAGAATTTGAG GTGGAACTGGAGCGTGGCAAAACCCTGCATATCAAGGCCCTGGCCATGGGAGCCCTGAACCGGGCTGGCCAGAGGCAGGTGTTCTTTGAGCTCAATGGCCAGGTGCGCTCTATCCTTGTCAAGGACACCCAGGCCATGAAG GAGATGCATTTCCATCCCAAGGCTCTAAAGGACGTGAAGGGCCAGATTGGGGCCCCAATGCCTGGCAAGGTGATTGATATCAAAGTGAAAGCAGGGGACAAGGTGACCAAGGGGCAGCCACTATGTGTGCTGAGCGCCATGAAGATGGAGACCGTGGTGACATCACCCATGGAGGGCACCATCAGCAAGGTTCACGTGACCCGGGACATGACCCTGGAAGGGGATGACCTCATCTTGGAGATCGAGTGA
- the LRFN4 gene encoding leucine-rich repeat and fibronectin type-III domain-containing protein 4: MASPLLLLLLAGGALGCPLPCTCQNLSESLSTLCAHRGLLFVPPNVDRRTVELRLADNFIQALGPPDFRNMTGLVDLTLSRNAINRIGARSFGDLESLRSLHLDGNRLAELGAGSLRGPINLQHLILSSNQLGSIAPGAFDDFLESLEDLDLSYNNLRQVPWAGIGSMLVLHTLNLDHNLIDSLPPGAFAQLGQLSRLDLTSNRLATLAPDPIFARGLDTAASPSPLVLSFGGNPLHCNCELLWLRRLARPDDLETCASPPGLAGRYFWAVPEGEFSCEPPLIARHTQRLWVLEGQRALLRCRALGDPMPTMHWVGPDDRLVGNSSRAQAFPNGTLEIGVTGAGDAGEYTCIATNAAGEATAQVELRVLALPHGGNSSAAGGRPGPSDIAASARTAAEGEGAQEMGPAVEVSEVTATSGLVSWGPGRPNEPVWMFQIQYNSSEDETLIYRIIPASSRHFLLKHLVPGADYDLCLLALSPAAVPSDLTATRLLGCAHFSTLPAMPLCHALQAHVLGGTLTVAVGGVLVAALLVFTVALLVRGRGAGAARLPLKLSHVHSQTNGGGPSPGPKPHPPRSPPPRPQRSCSLDLGETGGCYGYARRLGGAWTRRSHSVHGGLLGAGCRGAAGGSGERLEESVV, encoded by the exons ATGGCTTCCCCTCTCCTGCTACTGCTGCTGGCTGGCGGGGCTCTAGGCTGCCCCCTCCCCTGTACCTGCCAGAACCTTTCTGAGTCTCTCAGCACACTCTGTGCCCACCGAGGGCTGCTCTTCGTGCCGCCCAACGTGGACCGGCGCACGGTGGAGCTGCGGCTGGCCGACAACTTCATCCAGGCTCTGGGGCCCCCAGATTTCCGCAACATGACCGGCCTAGTGGACTTGACCCTCTCCCGCAATGCCATCAACCGAATCGGGGCCCGCTCCTTCGGAGACCTCGAGAGCCTGCGCTCCCTGCACTTGGACGGCAACCGGCTGGCCGAGCTGGGGGCCGGCAGCCTTCGAGGCCCCATCAACCTCCAGCACCTCATCCTCAGCAGCAACCAGCTGGGCAGCATCGCTCCCGGCGCCTTCGATGACTTCCTGGAAAGCCTGGAGGACCTGGACTTGTCTTACAACAACCTGCGGCAGGTGCCTTGGGCCGGCATCGGCTCCATGCTGGTCCTGCACACGCTCAACCTGGACCACAACCTCATTGACTCTTTGCCCCCGGGAGCCTTTGCCCAGCTGGGCCAGCTCTCCCGCCTCGACCTCACCTCCAATCGCCTGGCCACCCTGGCGCCCGACCCCATCTTTGCCCGTGGCTTGGACACAGCCGCTTCCCCCAGCCCCCTGGTGCTGAGCTTTGGGGGGAACCCGCTCCACTGCAACTGTGAGCTGCTGTGGCTGCGGAGGCTGGCCAGGCCGGACGACCTGGAGACCTGCGCCTCCCCCCCGGGGCTGGCCGGTCGCTACTTCTGGGCGGTGCCCGAGGGCGAGTTTTCCTGTGAGCCACCTCTCATTGCCCGCCACACGCAGCGGCTCTGGGTGCTCGAAGGCCAGCGGGCCCTGCTGCGGTGTCGGGCCCTTGGGGACCCCATGCCCACCATGCACTGGGTGGGCCCGGATGACAGACTCGTGGGAAACTCCTCTCGGGCCCAGGCTTTTCCTAACGGGACGCTGGAGATCGGGGTGACGGGGGCTGGCGATGCTGGCGAGTACACGTGCATTGCCACCAATGCAGCAGGAGAGGCCACGGCGCAGGTGGAGCTCCGGGTGCTGGCCCTCCCTCACGGCGGGAACAGCAGCGCGGCAGGGGGCCGGCCAGGGCCCTCCGACATCGCTGCGTCTGCCCGGACTGCGGCCGAGGGCGAAGGCGCCCAAGAGATGGGGCCCGCggtggaagtgtctgaggtgaccgCCACGTCTGGGCTGGTGAGCTGGGGCCCGGGCAGGCCCAACGAGCCCGTCTGGATGTTCCAGATCCAGTACAACAGCAGCGAAGACGAGACCCTCATTTACCG gATCATCCCTGCTTCCAGCCGCCACTTCTTGCTGAAGCACCTGGTCCCTGGGGCCGACTatgatctctgcctcctggccctGTCCCCTGCTGCTGTGCCCTCTGACCTCACAGCTACAAGGCTGCTGGGCTGTGCCCACTTCTCTACACTGCCGGCTATGCCCCTGTGCCACGCCTTGCAGGCCCACGTGCTTGGGGGGACCCTGACAGTGGCTGTGGGGGGCGTCCTGGTGGCTGCCTTACTGGTCTTCACAGTGGCCTTGCTGGTTCGGGGCCGGGGGGCCGGGGCTGCCCGTCTCCCCCTCAAGCTCAGCCATGTACACTCCCAGACAAACGGAGGAGGCCCCAGCCCTGGACCGAAGCCTCACCCTCCCCGGAGTCCCCCACCTCGCCCACAACGCAGCTGCTCTCTGGACTTGGGAGAGACCGGCGGGTGCTATGGTTATGCCCGGCGCCTGGGGGGAGCCTGGACGCGCAGGAGTCATTCAGTCCACGGCGGGTTACTTGGGGCTGGGTGCCGAGGGGCAGCCGGGGGCAGTGGAGAGCGGCTAGAAGAGAGTGTGGTGTGA